Proteins encoded by one window of Crassostrea angulata isolate pt1a10 chromosome 9, ASM2561291v2, whole genome shotgun sequence:
- the LOC128163085 gene encoding uncharacterized protein LOC128163085 isoform X1, whose translation MSVDNCFRKKGKFVSKKDFIHSKIRQDNIVKARNQPIYQTVIESDHNYASKFTEKSSTSDHDEAFTHHLHPDYLEDSFQFDRLKPLNFYRFIIDLKLFIDNLFCQVCDNDIYLKNALGVFPSGVCGHVVITCLVCKHVNKVAMGKTHQEQQKPGPKIFDVNSKIGSAMYHTGIGPTQVNNFLSTLNLPSINVKTLRRRCEEIGEELENLAENSVKDALKEEVKCTVTEVRRNVIDVPEESLAVSTDMHVNSDEDDYKDVAEVRRNGNDVPEESLAVSTDNMHVNFDEDDYKDVAEVRMNRIDLPEESLAVSTDMHVNFEEDDYKDVAEVRMNRIDLPEESLAVSTDMHVNFEEDDYKDVAEVRMNRIDLPEESLAVSTDNMHVNFDEDDYKHVAEVRMNRIDLPEESLAVSTDMHVNFEEDDYKDVAEVRMNRIDLPEESLAVSTDMHVNFEEDDYKDVAEVRMNRIDLPEESLAVSTDMHVNFEEDDYKDVAEVRMNRIDLPEESLAVSTDMHVNFEEDDYKDVAEVRMNRIDLPEESLAVSTDMHVNFEEDDYKDVAEVRMNRIDLPEESLAVSTDMHVNFEEDDYKDVAEVRRNGNDVPEESLAVSTDNMHVNFDEDDYKDVAEVRRNEIDVPEESLAVSTDNMHANFDEDDYNDVAGDERLPSRESTSKQHKKKTTAFEKNVIRNVDKDSQGSVQQSDTSMGITVSADGTFQKRGSGRCYNSLSGAASLIGLKTGKVVGFSSRLKRCRKCMVAKKSNRTPIKHKCRKNWVGSAKAMEPDMIVEMLQHAKSSDAPVATLIGDDDCTAFKRAREEVNSTIEKVSDKNHMKKNLSNKLYKLKTKYPKELSVKTINALLKSFSYMIAQNTGNIYAIKENLESVVLHQFGEHDDCGNWCSFKGNPTGKHKNLPWGLDLSNNSLKNDLMSIFKTLDAEKLSKLGSSNVNESFNNILRSKAPKDKHYSESSSLAHRLSAAVCQKNEGYDYVAKVHQNLGLSPGNSTVSRANIMNKEVKRKKIMCKEKKYKRRRILLKVERLEETKTCEVREGDTYATDIMEKSAADLCTEEIPAVERKPQTCICFDLETTGLSRHSSIVQIAASNGSSSFSRYITPLSCNISSEASKVTGITFDGKTMCNQGKELSPKGVVPTKHSLSSLVSKTVISKHICGKIQKAGLGYMHLLLAFKRGGFDGLQLLLGEKNEDAKVRVTRCMKVIENIAAHFRAEFQEE comes from the exons ATGTCTGTTGACAACTGTTTTCggaaaaaagggaaatttgTCTCTAAAAAGgattttattcattcaaaaatccGTCAAGATAACATTGTTAAAGCCCGCAATCAGCCAATATATCAGACTGTTATTGAATCTGATCACAATTACGCGTCTAAATTCACTGAAAAGTCGTCAACATCTGACCATGACGAAGCCTTTACTCACCACCTGCACCCGGATTACCTTGAAGATTCATTTCAGTTTGACAGACTCAAGCCTCTTAATTTCTACCGGTTTATTATTGATTTGAAATTGTtcattgacaatttattttgcCAAGTATGTGATAACGATATCTACTTGAAAAATGCGTTAGGCGTCTTCCCATCTGGAGTGTGTGGCCATGTAGTAATCACATGCCTCGTGTGCAAACACGTAAACAAAGTAGCCATGGGAAAAACGCATCAAGAACAACAAAAACCTGGCCCAAAGATATTTGATGTCAATTCAAAAATTGGATCAg CAATGTATCATACTGGGATTGGACCCACTCAAGTGAACAACTTCCTTTCTACACTTAATTTGCCATCTATAAATGTCAAAACTTTAAGAAGGCGGTGTGAAGAAATTGGAGAAGAACTTGAAAACTTGGCAGAAAATTCAGTAAAAGATGCATTAAAAGAAGAAGTTAAATGTACTGTAACAG AGGTGAGAAGGAATGTAATTGATGTTCCAGAAGAAAGCCTTGCAGTGTCAACAGATATGCATGTTAATTCTGATGAAGATGATTACAAAGATGTTGCAG AGGTGAGAAGGAATGGAAATGATGTCCCAGAAGAAAGCCTTGCAGTGTCAACAGATAACATGCATGTTAATTTTGATGAAGATGATTACAAAGATGTTGCAG aGGTGAGAATGAATAGAATTGATCTCCCAGAAGAAAGTCTTGCAGTGTCAACAGATATGCATGTTAATTTTGAAGAAGATGATTACAAAGATGTTGCAG aGGTGAGAATGAATAGAATTGATCTCCCAGAAGAAAGTCTTGCAGTGTCAACAGATATGCATGTTAATTTTGAAGAAGATGATTACAAAGATGTTGCAG aGGTGAGAATGAATAGAATTGATCTCCCAGAAGAAAGTCTTGCAGTGTCAACAGATAACATGCATGTTAATTTTGATGAAGATGATTACAAACATGTTGCAG aGGTGAGAATGAATAGAATTGATCTCCCAGAAGAAAGTCTTGCAGTGTCAACAGATATGCATGTTAATTTTGAAGAAGATGATTACAAAGATGTTGCAG aGGTGAGAATGAATAGAATTGATCTCCCAGAAGAAAGTCTTGCAGTGTCAACAGATATGCATGTTAATTTTGAAGAAGATGATTACAAAGATGTTGCAG aGGTGAGAATGAATAGAATTGATCTCCCAGAAGAAAGTCTTGCAGTGTCAACAGATATGCATGTTAATTTTGAAGAAGATGATTACAAAGATGTTGCAG AGGTGAGAATGAATAGAATTGATCTCCCAGAAGAAAGTCTTGCAGTGTCAACAGATATGCATGTTAATTTTGAAGAAGATGATTACAAAGATGTTGCAG aGGTGAGAATGAATAGAATTGATCTCCCAGAAGAAAGTCTTGCAGTGTCAACAGATATGCATGTTAATTTTGAAGAAGATGATTACAAAGATGTTGCAG aGGTGAGAATGAATAGAATTGATCTCCCAGAAGAAAGTCTTGCAGTGTCAACAGATATGCATGTTAATTTTGAAGAAGATGATTACAAAGATGTTGCAG AGGTGAGAAGGAATGGAAATGATGTCCCAGAAGAAAGCCTTGCAGTGTCAACAGATAACATGCATGTTAATTTTGATGAAGATGATTACAAAGATGTTGCAG AGGTGAGAAGGAATGAAATTGATGTCCCAGAAGAAAGCCTTGCAGTGTCAACAGATAACATGCATGCTAATTTTGATGAAGATGATTACAATGATGTTGCAG GCGACGAAAGATTGCCATCAAGAGAGTCCACAAGTAAAcaacataaaaagaaaacaactgCTTTTGAAAAGAATGTCATCAGAAATGTAGATAAAGACAg TCAAGGAAGTGTTCAACAAAGTGACACATCGATGGGTATAACAGTATCTGCAGATGGAACTTTTCAGAAGAGAGGATCTGGTAGATGTTACAACAGTTTATCAG GTGCAGCATCATTGATTGGGTTGAAAACGGGCAAAGTGGTCGGGTTTTCAAGCAGGTTGAAGCGTTGTAGAAAATGCATGGTTGCCAAAAAGTCAAACAGAACCCCAATAAAGCATAAATGTAGGAAAAACTGGGTGGGTTCAGCGAAAGCCATGGAGCCAGACATGATTGTTGAGATGCTCCAACATGCAAAATCTTCAGATGCCCCTGTTGCCACATTAATTGGAGATGATGACTGCACAGCCTTTAAAAGAGCTAGAGAAGAAGTTAATTCTACTATAGAAAAAGTCAGTGacaaaaatcatatgaaaaaaaatttgtcaaacAAGCTGTACAAATTGAAAACGAAGTACCCAAAAGAATTATCGGTTAAAACCATTAATGCCCTGCTGAAAAGTTTCAGTTATATGATAGCACAGAACACTGGAAATATATATGCAATCAAAGAGAACTTGGAAAGTGTTGTTTTGCACCAGTTTGGAGAACATGATGACTGTGGTAACTGGTGTTCTTTTAAAGGAAATCCCACTGGAAAGCATAAGAACCTGCCATGGGGTCTGGATCTTTCCAATAATTCATTGAAGAATGACCTTATGAGTATCTTCAAAACATTAGATGCTGAAAAGCTGTCCAAACTGGGTTCAAGCAATGTAAATGAGAGTTTCAACAACATCCTGAGATCTAAAGCCCCAAAAGACAAACATTATTCCGAAAGCTCAAGTTTAGCCCACAGGTTATCTGCTGCTGTTTGTCAAAAAAATGAAGGTTATGACTATGTTGCAAAG GTTCATCAAAATCTTGGACTAAGCCCCGGGAATTCTACTGTTTCAAGGGCAAACATTATGAACAAAGAAGTGAAGCGAAAGAAGATAATGTGTAAGGAGAAAAAGTACAAGAGAAGACGAATTCTTCTTAAAGTGGAAAGGCTAGAAGAGACCAAAACATGTGAAGTGCGAGAAGGAGATACCTACGCAACAGATATCATGG AGAAAAGTGCAGCAGACCTATGTACAGAAGAAATTCCCGCTGTAGAAAGAAAACCTCAAACATGCATTTGTTTTGATCTAGAAACAACAGGATTGA GTAGACACAGCAGTATTGTTCAAATAGCTGCATCCAATGGATCATCAAGCTTCAGTAGATACATAACTCCATTGTCCTGCAACATTTCCTCTGAGGCATCAAAAGTCACAGGCATCACCTTTGATGGAAAGACTATGTGCAACCAAGGAAAAGAG TTGTCTCCCAAGGGTGTTGTACCCACCAAACATTCTTTGTCATCTTTAGTATCTAAAACAGTAATTTCCAAACACATTTGTGGCAAAATACAAAAAGCTGGTTTAGGATATATGCACCTTCTCCTGGCATTCAAAAGAGGCGGATTTGATGGACTGCAGTTACTACTTGGGGAGAAAAATGAAGATGCTAAAGTTAGGGTCACCAGATGtatgaaagtaattgaaaacattgCAGCTCATTTCAGAGCTGAATTCCAAGAAGAGTGa
- the LOC128163085 gene encoding uncharacterized protein LOC128163085 isoform X3: protein MSVDNCFRKKGKFVSKKDFIHSKIRQDNIVKARNQPIYQTVIESDHNYASKFTEKSSTSDHDEAFTHHLHPDYLEDSFQFDRLKPLNFYRFIIDLKLFIDNLFCQVCDNDIYLKNALGVFPSGVCGHVVITCLVCKHVNKVAMGKTHQEQQKPGPKIFDVNSKIGSAMYHTGIGPTQVNNFLSTLNLPSINVKTLRRRCEEIGEELENLAENSVKDALKEEVKCTVTEVRRNVIDVPEESLAVSTDMHVNSDEDDYKDVAEVRRNGNDVPEESLAVSTDNMHVNFDEDDYKDVAEVRRNGNDVPEESLAVSTDNMHVNFDEDDYKDVAEVRRNEIDVPEESLAVSTDNMHANFDEDDYNDVAGDERLPSRESTSKQHKKKTTAFEKNVIRNVDKDSQGSVQQSDTSMGITVSADGTFQKRGSGRCYNSLSGAASLIGLKTGKVVGFSSRLKRCRKCMVAKKSNRTPIKHKCRKNWVGSAKAMEPDMIVEMLQHAKSSDAPVATLIGDDDCTAFKRAREEVNSTIEKVSDKNHMKKNLSNKLYKLKTKYPKELSVKTINALLKSFSYMIAQNTGNIYAIKENLESVVLHQFGEHDDCGNWCSFKGNPTGKHKNLPWGLDLSNNSLKNDLMSIFKTLDAEKLSKLGSSNVNESFNNILRSKAPKDKHYSESSSLAHRLSAAVCQKNEGYDYVAKVHQNLGLSPGNSTVSRANIMNKEVKRKKIMCKEKKYKRRRILLKVERLEETKTCEVREGDTYATDIMEKSAADLCTEEIPAVERKPQTCICFDLETTGLSRHSSIVQIAASNGSSSFSRYITPLSCNISSEASKVTGITFDGKTMCNQGKEVIHHHPVNAFLDFISFLSENGKGVYLAAHNCRNFDAVILFNQLHLYNLWGEFCKTVIGFSDTLPMFKIMYPNFLKNYKQETLVESLLNVTYDAHNAEKDVEVLQRLVFEKGNVEILISEQCFFYSSQLSPKGVVPTKHSLSSLVSKTVISKHICGKIQKAGLGYMHLLLAFKRGGFDGLQLLLGEKNEDAKVRVTRCMKVIENIAAHFRAEFQEE, encoded by the exons ATGTCTGTTGACAACTGTTTTCggaaaaaagggaaatttgTCTCTAAAAAGgattttattcattcaaaaatccGTCAAGATAACATTGTTAAAGCCCGCAATCAGCCAATATATCAGACTGTTATTGAATCTGATCACAATTACGCGTCTAAATTCACTGAAAAGTCGTCAACATCTGACCATGACGAAGCCTTTACTCACCACCTGCACCCGGATTACCTTGAAGATTCATTTCAGTTTGACAGACTCAAGCCTCTTAATTTCTACCGGTTTATTATTGATTTGAAATTGTtcattgacaatttattttgcCAAGTATGTGATAACGATATCTACTTGAAAAATGCGTTAGGCGTCTTCCCATCTGGAGTGTGTGGCCATGTAGTAATCACATGCCTCGTGTGCAAACACGTAAACAAAGTAGCCATGGGAAAAACGCATCAAGAACAACAAAAACCTGGCCCAAAGATATTTGATGTCAATTCAAAAATTGGATCAg CAATGTATCATACTGGGATTGGACCCACTCAAGTGAACAACTTCCTTTCTACACTTAATTTGCCATCTATAAATGTCAAAACTTTAAGAAGGCGGTGTGAAGAAATTGGAGAAGAACTTGAAAACTTGGCAGAAAATTCAGTAAAAGATGCATTAAAAGAAGAAGTTAAATGTACTGTAACAG AGGTGAGAAGGAATGTAATTGATGTTCCAGAAGAAAGCCTTGCAGTGTCAACAGATATGCATGTTAATTCTGATGAAGATGATTACAAAGATGTTGCAG AGGTGAGAAGGAATGGAAATGATGTCCCAGAAGAAAGCCTTGCAGTGTCAACAGATAACATGCATGTTAATTTTGATGAAGATGATTACAAAGATGTTGCAG AGGTGAGAAGGAATGGAAATGATGTCCCAGAAGAAAGCCTTGCAGTGTCAACAGATAACATGCATGTTAATTTTGATGAAGATGATTACAAAGATGTTGCAG AGGTGAGAAGGAATGAAATTGATGTCCCAGAAGAAAGCCTTGCAGTGTCAACAGATAACATGCATGCTAATTTTGATGAAGATGATTACAATGATGTTGCAG GCGACGAAAGATTGCCATCAAGAGAGTCCACAAGTAAAcaacataaaaagaaaacaactgCTTTTGAAAAGAATGTCATCAGAAATGTAGATAAAGACAg TCAAGGAAGTGTTCAACAAAGTGACACATCGATGGGTATAACAGTATCTGCAGATGGAACTTTTCAGAAGAGAGGATCTGGTAGATGTTACAACAGTTTATCAG GTGCAGCATCATTGATTGGGTTGAAAACGGGCAAAGTGGTCGGGTTTTCAAGCAGGTTGAAGCGTTGTAGAAAATGCATGGTTGCCAAAAAGTCAAACAGAACCCCAATAAAGCATAAATGTAGGAAAAACTGGGTGGGTTCAGCGAAAGCCATGGAGCCAGACATGATTGTTGAGATGCTCCAACATGCAAAATCTTCAGATGCCCCTGTTGCCACATTAATTGGAGATGATGACTGCACAGCCTTTAAAAGAGCTAGAGAAGAAGTTAATTCTACTATAGAAAAAGTCAGTGacaaaaatcatatgaaaaaaaatttgtcaaacAAGCTGTACAAATTGAAAACGAAGTACCCAAAAGAATTATCGGTTAAAACCATTAATGCCCTGCTGAAAAGTTTCAGTTATATGATAGCACAGAACACTGGAAATATATATGCAATCAAAGAGAACTTGGAAAGTGTTGTTTTGCACCAGTTTGGAGAACATGATGACTGTGGTAACTGGTGTTCTTTTAAAGGAAATCCCACTGGAAAGCATAAGAACCTGCCATGGGGTCTGGATCTTTCCAATAATTCATTGAAGAATGACCTTATGAGTATCTTCAAAACATTAGATGCTGAAAAGCTGTCCAAACTGGGTTCAAGCAATGTAAATGAGAGTTTCAACAACATCCTGAGATCTAAAGCCCCAAAAGACAAACATTATTCCGAAAGCTCAAGTTTAGCCCACAGGTTATCTGCTGCTGTTTGTCAAAAAAATGAAGGTTATGACTATGTTGCAAAG GTTCATCAAAATCTTGGACTAAGCCCCGGGAATTCTACTGTTTCAAGGGCAAACATTATGAACAAAGAAGTGAAGCGAAAGAAGATAATGTGTAAGGAGAAAAAGTACAAGAGAAGACGAATTCTTCTTAAAGTGGAAAGGCTAGAAGAGACCAAAACATGTGAAGTGCGAGAAGGAGATACCTACGCAACAGATATCATGG AGAAAAGTGCAGCAGACCTATGTACAGAAGAAATTCCCGCTGTAGAAAGAAAACCTCAAACATGCATTTGTTTTGATCTAGAAACAACAGGATTGA GTAGACACAGCAGTATTGTTCAAATAGCTGCATCCAATGGATCATCAAGCTTCAGTAGATACATAACTCCATTGTCCTGCAACATTTCCTCTGAGGCATCAAAAGTCACAGGCATCACCTTTGATGGAAAGACTATGTGCAACCAAGGAAAAGAGGTTATCCATCATCACCCAGTCAATGCTTTTCTTgacttcatttcttttttatctgaGAATGGCAAGGGTGTTTATCTTGCAGCTCACAATTGTCGAAATTTTGATGCAGTCATACTTTTTAATCAGCTACATTTGTACAATTTATGGGGGGAATTTTGTAAAACAGTCATTGGGTTTTCTGATACTCTTCCTATGTTCAAAATCATGTAtccaaattttttgaaaaactacAAGCAAGAAACATTAGTGGAGTCCTTACTAAATGTCACATATGATGCACATAATGCAGAAAAAGACGTAGAAGTTCTTCAAAGACTTGTTTTTGAGAAGGgaaatgttgaaattttgaTATCAGAGCAGTGCTTTTTTTATTCATCACAGTTGTCTCCCAAGGGTGTTGTACCCACCAAACATTCTTTGTCATCTTTAGTATCTAAAACAGTAATTTCCAAACACATTTGTGGCAAAATACAAAAAGCTGGTTTAGGATATATGCACCTTCTCCTGGCATTCAAAAGAGGCGGATTTGATGGACTGCAGTTACTACTTGGGGAGAAAAATGAAGATGCTAAAGTTAGGGTCACCAGATGtatgaaagtaattgaaaacattgCAGCTCATTTCAGAGCTGAATTCCAAGAAGAGTGa
- the LOC128163085 gene encoding uncharacterized protein LOC128163085 isoform X2, translating to MSVDNCFRKKGKFVSKKDFIHSKIRQDNIVKARNQPIYQTVIESDHNYASKFTEKSSTSDHDEAFTHHLHPDYLEDSFQFDRLKPLNFYRFIIDLKLFIDNLFCQVCDNDIYLKNALGVFPSGVCGHVVITCLVCKHVNKVAMGKTHQEQQKPGPKIFDVNSKIGSAMYHTGIGPTQVNNFLSTLNLPSINVKTLRRRCEEIGEELENLAENSVKDALKEEVKCTVTEVRRNVIDVPEESLAVSTDMHVNSDEDDYKDVAEVRRNGNDVPEESLAVSTDNMHVNFDEDDYKDVAEVRMNRIDLPEESLAVSTDMHVNFEEDDYKDVAEVRMNRIDLPEESLAVSTDMHVNFEEDDYKDVAEVRMNRIDLPEESLAVSTDNMHVNFDEDDYKHVAEVRRNEIDVPEESLAVSTDNMHANFDEDDYNDVAGDERLPSRESTSKQHKKKTTAFEKNVIRNVDKDSQGSVQQSDTSMGITVSADGTFQKRGSGRCYNSLSGAASLIGLKTGKVVGFSSRLKRCRKCMVAKKSNRTPIKHKCRKNWVGSAKAMEPDMIVEMLQHAKSSDAPVATLIGDDDCTAFKRAREEVNSTIEKVSDKNHMKKNLSNKLYKLKTKYPKELSVKTINALLKSFSYMIAQNTGNIYAIKENLESVVLHQFGEHDDCGNWCSFKGNPTGKHKNLPWGLDLSNNSLKNDLMSIFKTLDAEKLSKLGSSNVNESFNNILRSKAPKDKHYSESSSLAHRLSAAVCQKNEGYDYVAKVHQNLGLSPGNSTVSRANIMNKEVKRKKIMCKEKKYKRRRILLKVERLEETKTCEVREGDTYATDIMEKSAADLCTEEIPAVERKPQTCICFDLETTGLSRHSSIVQIAASNGSSSFSRYITPLSCNISSEASKVTGITFDGKTMCNQGKEVIHHHPVNAFLDFISFLSENGKGVYLAAHNCRNFDAVILFNQLHLYNLWGEFCKTVIGFSDTLPMFKIMYPNFLKNYKQETLVESLLNVTYDAHNAEKDVEVLQRLVFEKGNVEILISEQCFFYSSQLSPKGVVPTKHSLSSLVSKTVISKHICGKIQKAGLGYMHLLLAFKRGGFDGLQLLLGEKNEDAKVRVTRCMKVIENIAAHFRAEFQEE from the exons ATGTCTGTTGACAACTGTTTTCggaaaaaagggaaatttgTCTCTAAAAAGgattttattcattcaaaaatccGTCAAGATAACATTGTTAAAGCCCGCAATCAGCCAATATATCAGACTGTTATTGAATCTGATCACAATTACGCGTCTAAATTCACTGAAAAGTCGTCAACATCTGACCATGACGAAGCCTTTACTCACCACCTGCACCCGGATTACCTTGAAGATTCATTTCAGTTTGACAGACTCAAGCCTCTTAATTTCTACCGGTTTATTATTGATTTGAAATTGTtcattgacaatttattttgcCAAGTATGTGATAACGATATCTACTTGAAAAATGCGTTAGGCGTCTTCCCATCTGGAGTGTGTGGCCATGTAGTAATCACATGCCTCGTGTGCAAACACGTAAACAAAGTAGCCATGGGAAAAACGCATCAAGAACAACAAAAACCTGGCCCAAAGATATTTGATGTCAATTCAAAAATTGGATCAg CAATGTATCATACTGGGATTGGACCCACTCAAGTGAACAACTTCCTTTCTACACTTAATTTGCCATCTATAAATGTCAAAACTTTAAGAAGGCGGTGTGAAGAAATTGGAGAAGAACTTGAAAACTTGGCAGAAAATTCAGTAAAAGATGCATTAAAAGAAGAAGTTAAATGTACTGTAACAG AGGTGAGAAGGAATGTAATTGATGTTCCAGAAGAAAGCCTTGCAGTGTCAACAGATATGCATGTTAATTCTGATGAAGATGATTACAAAGATGTTGCAG AGGTGAGAAGGAATGGAAATGATGTCCCAGAAGAAAGCCTTGCAGTGTCAACAGATAACATGCATGTTAATTTTGATGAAGATGATTACAAAGATGTTGCAG aGGTGAGAATGAATAGAATTGATCTCCCAGAAGAAAGTCTTGCAGTGTCAACAGATATGCATGTTAATTTTGAAGAAGATGATTACAAAGATGTTGCAG aGGTGAGAATGAATAGAATTGATCTCCCAGAAGAAAGTCTTGCAGTGTCAACAGATATGCATGTTAATTTTGAAGAAGATGATTACAAAGATGTTGCAG aGGTGAGAATGAATAGAATTGATCTCCCAGAAGAAAGTCTTGCAGTGTCAACAGATAACATGCATGTTAATTTTGATGAAGATGATTACAAACATGTTGCAG AGGTGAGAAGGAATGAAATTGATGTCCCAGAAGAAAGCCTTGCAGTGTCAACAGATAACATGCATGCTAATTTTGATGAAGATGATTACAATGATGTTGCAG GCGACGAAAGATTGCCATCAAGAGAGTCCACAAGTAAAcaacataaaaagaaaacaactgCTTTTGAAAAGAATGTCATCAGAAATGTAGATAAAGACAg TCAAGGAAGTGTTCAACAAAGTGACACATCGATGGGTATAACAGTATCTGCAGATGGAACTTTTCAGAAGAGAGGATCTGGTAGATGTTACAACAGTTTATCAG GTGCAGCATCATTGATTGGGTTGAAAACGGGCAAAGTGGTCGGGTTTTCAAGCAGGTTGAAGCGTTGTAGAAAATGCATGGTTGCCAAAAAGTCAAACAGAACCCCAATAAAGCATAAATGTAGGAAAAACTGGGTGGGTTCAGCGAAAGCCATGGAGCCAGACATGATTGTTGAGATGCTCCAACATGCAAAATCTTCAGATGCCCCTGTTGCCACATTAATTGGAGATGATGACTGCACAGCCTTTAAAAGAGCTAGAGAAGAAGTTAATTCTACTATAGAAAAAGTCAGTGacaaaaatcatatgaaaaaaaatttgtcaaacAAGCTGTACAAATTGAAAACGAAGTACCCAAAAGAATTATCGGTTAAAACCATTAATGCCCTGCTGAAAAGTTTCAGTTATATGATAGCACAGAACACTGGAAATATATATGCAATCAAAGAGAACTTGGAAAGTGTTGTTTTGCACCAGTTTGGAGAACATGATGACTGTGGTAACTGGTGTTCTTTTAAAGGAAATCCCACTGGAAAGCATAAGAACCTGCCATGGGGTCTGGATCTTTCCAATAATTCATTGAAGAATGACCTTATGAGTATCTTCAAAACATTAGATGCTGAAAAGCTGTCCAAACTGGGTTCAAGCAATGTAAATGAGAGTTTCAACAACATCCTGAGATCTAAAGCCCCAAAAGACAAACATTATTCCGAAAGCTCAAGTTTAGCCCACAGGTTATCTGCTGCTGTTTGTCAAAAAAATGAAGGTTATGACTATGTTGCAAAG GTTCATCAAAATCTTGGACTAAGCCCCGGGAATTCTACTGTTTCAAGGGCAAACATTATGAACAAAGAAGTGAAGCGAAAGAAGATAATGTGTAAGGAGAAAAAGTACAAGAGAAGACGAATTCTTCTTAAAGTGGAAAGGCTAGAAGAGACCAAAACATGTGAAGTGCGAGAAGGAGATACCTACGCAACAGATATCATGG AGAAAAGTGCAGCAGACCTATGTACAGAAGAAATTCCCGCTGTAGAAAGAAAACCTCAAACATGCATTTGTTTTGATCTAGAAACAACAGGATTGA GTAGACACAGCAGTATTGTTCAAATAGCTGCATCCAATGGATCATCAAGCTTCAGTAGATACATAACTCCATTGTCCTGCAACATTTCCTCTGAGGCATCAAAAGTCACAGGCATCACCTTTGATGGAAAGACTATGTGCAACCAAGGAAAAGAGGTTATCCATCATCACCCAGTCAATGCTTTTCTTgacttcatttcttttttatctgaGAATGGCAAGGGTGTTTATCTTGCAGCTCACAATTGTCGAAATTTTGATGCAGTCATACTTTTTAATCAGCTACATTTGTACAATTTATGGGGGGAATTTTGTAAAACAGTCATTGGGTTTTCTGATACTCTTCCTATGTTCAAAATCATGTAtccaaattttttgaaaaactacAAGCAAGAAACATTAGTGGAGTCCTTACTAAATGTCACATATGATGCACATAATGCAGAAAAAGACGTAGAAGTTCTTCAAAGACTTGTTTTTGAGAAGGgaaatgttgaaattttgaTATCAGAGCAGTGCTTTTTTTATTCATCACAGTTGTCTCCCAAGGGTGTTGTACCCACCAAACATTCTTTGTCATCTTTAGTATCTAAAACAGTAATTTCCAAACACATTTGTGGCAAAATACAAAAAGCTGGTTTAGGATATATGCACCTTCTCCTGGCATTCAAAAGAGGCGGATTTGATGGACTGCAGTTACTACTTGGGGAGAAAAATGAAGATGCTAAAGTTAGGGTCACCAGATGtatgaaagtaattgaaaacattgCAGCTCATTTCAGAGCTGAATTCCAAGAAGAGTGa